The following DNA comes from Legionella sp. PATHC032.
AATTATTGATGGTGGAAATTGTGGTCATGAACCTACTACAGTAGTCGATTTAACTGGAGATTATCCGGTAATTATAAGGGAAGGAAAAGGAGACCCTGAGCCCTTTAGGTAATGGAATATAGCCAAGGTTTTGTTAGTATTTTGTGAAAGAGAATTTTATAGTACCCCTGCCAGGCTAGAGTTGACACAGTTGAATGTCATTTTGTCCGGTTAAATCTTGATTATTAATCTCATGTCTCTAATCTTGATAAAATTTAGATAAATTGTGTTTCACACAAGCATGCGATTAGATAGTCAAGAGATAAAGAGATTTTTGTATTTGAAATGGTTGATTAATTTATAACAAGAAGAGGAAATTGATGTCAGCATTGTTTACTTCCAATAAGCGAGTCGTTTCTGGAATGCGGGTCAGTGGAAGATTGCATTTAGGTCATTATCATGGTGTTTTAAAAAATTGGATAAAATTACAACATCAATACGATTGTTTCTTTTTTGCAGCGGATTGGCATGGTTTGACAACACAATATGAAGAACCTAATTTTATTGAAAAACAACTTTGGGATATGATTATTGATTGGTTAGCTTGTGGAGTTAATCCTGGCTTATGTAAGATATTTATTCAATCTTGGGTTCCAGAGCATGCTGAATTACATTTACTTTTGTCCATGATTACTCCTTTAGGATGGCTGGAACGAGTTCCTACTTATAAAGATCAGCAGGAGAAATTAAAAGAAAAAGATTTATCAACCTATGGTTTTTTGGGATATCCTTTACTACAAAGTGCTGATGTACTTTTATATCATGCGGATTATGTTCCAGTGGGCGAAGACCAAGTAGCTCATATTGAGTTAACACGAGAAATAGCCCGCCGATTTAACTATCTTTATGGCAGAGAACCTAATTTTGAGGAGCTGGCCGCTGCTGCAATCAAAAAGATGGGTAAAAAAAATGGGAAAATTTATACCGAATTACGCAGACAATTTCAGGAGCATGGCATCCACGAATCCATTCAGACAGCACAGGCGCTTTTAGAGGATCAAACTAATTTATCGATTGGAGATAAAGAGCGGTTATTGGGATATTTGGAAGGGAGTGGCAAAATTATATTAAGTGAACCACAGCCTTTGCTCACAGAGACCGCAAAAATGCCTGGCCTTGATGGACAAAAAATGTCCAAATCTTACCATAATACGATCATGCTAAGAGATGAGCCAGCTTTAGTAGAAAAGAAAATTCTGACTATGCCTACGGATCCGGCGCGTGTTAAACGTACAGATCCAGGAGAGCCTGAAAAATGTCCCGTTTGGCAATTCCATAAAGTGTATTCTAATGAGGAAGTAAAAGATTGGGTGCAAAAAGGTTGTCGAACTGCAGGGATTGGTTGTGTCGACTGTAAGAGACCTGTGATAGATGCTATTCAGCAAGAACTTAAACCAATACAGGAAGCAATTAAAGAGTATGAAGCAGATTTAGGTTCAGTAAAACGTATTGTAGCAGAAGGAAGTGAAGCAGCTAGAGAAGAAGGAAACAAGACTTTAAATACGGTCAGAGAAGTGATGGGGCTTGATTATTAATGAATATCGATTTGCAGCCTGCGCCTATAGTCAAAGCGGTGGTAGATGGTAAGGAAATTACTCAGTTTCCAGATGATTTGTATATTCCTCCTGACGCATTGGAGGTATTGCTGGATTCTTTTACGGGGCCACTAGATTTACTGCTGTATTTAATCCGCAAGCAAAATGTTGATATTCTTGATATCCCCATGACAAGTATAACCAACCAGTATTTGCAATATATCCAACTTATGGAAAATCGAAGAATGGAGCTGGCTGCTGAGTACTTATTAATGGCAGCCATGTTAGCTGAAATTAAGTCACGTTTATTATTGCCGGTTACACCAGATGTAGAAGAGGAAGAAGAAGATCCGCGCATGACTCTGGTAAGACAATTGCAAGCTTATGAGCAAATAAAACAAGCGGCTGAATTATTGGATGGATTACCAAGACAAGACAGAGATCATTTTACAATTCAGGTTAATCCAGATGAGGTTGAAGCAATTAAAGTTTATCCTGAAGTTGAGCTATCTGAGTTAGTCGAGGCTATGAAAGTTTTGCTGAAACGTGAAGAGCATTATTCTAAACATCAAGTTTCCCGGGAGTTAATGTCTGTTCGCGAACGAATGAGTCGCATTCTCTTTCAATTACAACATCAAAAAATTTTGGAATTTAGTCAATTATATACTCTTGAAGAGGGAAGGATGGGTTTGGTTGTGAGTTTTTTAGCTGTCCTTGAACTGGCTAAGCAGTCCTTATTGGTCATTACGCAAACTCAGCCATTTTCACCTATACATTTGCAGGCTGCGTAAAATAATGATTGACAATGAATTAAAAAATATTGTTGAAGCTTTGGTATTATCCAGTAATGAACCTGTTGCTTTAGAAAAAATTCAAGAGACTTTTGATGAGTGGCAAAGACCAACATTAGAAGATTTGCAGGCTATAATAGAGAGCTTAAAAGCGGATTATTCTTCTCGTGCTTTTGAGCTTATCCAGGTTGCAAGTGGTTTTAAGGTACAGACGAAATCGAAATACGCTACCTGGGTTGCTCGTCTCCAAATCGAGAAGCCAGCAAAATATTCGCGTGCATTGCTTGAAACTTTGGCAATAATTGCTTATAAGCAACCTGTTACGCGTGCTGATATTGAAGAAATTAGAGGAGTTGCCGTTAACAGTCAGATTATAAAAACGTTAATGGAGAGGGAATGGATTCGCATAGCAGGCTATAAGGATGTAGCAGGAAAACCAGCTGTTTATACGACGACAAAAGAATTTTTAAATTACTTTAACTTAAATTACTTAAGCGAACTTCCTCCCTTACCTGAAATAATGGATACATTAACCTTGCATGAGGCAACCCAACCTATAAAAGAGTGTTTACAAAATGAGCAGTGAAAGATTACAGAAAATATTAAGTCAAGCCGGACTTGGATCTCGTCGTGAAATGGAGCGGTGGATTGATAATGGTTGGGTGCAGGTTAATGGCAAACCGGCTAAGCTGGGAGACTCCGCTAGCCCTCATGATAAAATCAGCGTCAAAGGAAAGTTGATTCCTAATCCTTTAAAAGTCAAACAAAATATCCGAGTTCTTCTTTACCATAAACCCGTAGGTGAAGTTTCTAGCCGGCATGATCCAAAATTTGAAAAAACAGTATTTGATAATCTACCGCACCTTAGACAGGGGCGTTGGGTGCAAGTGGGGCGCCTGGATTTAAATACTTCCGGCTTACTCATTTTTACTAATAATGGCGAATTGGCTAATCAACTCATGCATCCCAAATACGGTTTGGAAAGGGAGTATGCTGTACGAGTTCATGGTCAAGTCAGCCAGGAATCATTAAATAACTTATTAAAAGGGGTTATGTTGGATGATGGTTTGGCAAAATTTACCAAAATTCAATTTCGGGGAGGAGAAGGAACAAATTCCTGGTATCATGTAACCCTTAATGAAGGAAGAAATAGAGAAGTGCGTCGGCTATGGGAGTCTCAAGGTGTTGAGGTTAGTCGATTAATAAGAATCCGTTATGGTAAGCTTGCTATGCCAAGATTTTTATCCAGAGGGCAGTTTTATGAACTTACCCCAAAAGAAGTTACCGAATTTCTTGATTCTTTACCCCAAGAATTGTCTTAAATGATTTAAAATCATTGGCTCAATAGCAATCTGATGCTGTATTTACTGTTTTGAAAGGAATTAGGATTTTCTGGACAGTTGTTTTTGATTAATTCTATTTTTTTTGAGATAAGATCGCAAACGATTGCTAATTTTTGTTTCCAAGACTCATTTGTTCGGTAATTTCAGTGTCGACCATATCATTCACTTCCTTTTCTGAAAAGAAAGGGCGAATTCCGGTAAAATGAACAACTTGCTTAAAAATATCTTTGGGGAGCATACTTAAATAACTTGCTCTATCTGAATAGGCACTGACAAAGCCTTTTAACATGGGAGTCATTTCTTTGTTTAGAGGAGGATATTTTGCAACCAATTCCCGCAGAGAAATCAGGTGGCTGGTATCCTGGCTTATAATTTCTTTTAACATTTTTTTTGTGTGCGGAGTAATCGAATCGGAGGCAAGAATTTTTCTGTAATCGTTGTCGATAACTCTGATTTCTCTGAACGATTCGAGTCTTGAGTTTTGAGTCCCTCCCGTTAATAAGTAAATGAGTAAACATCCTGTTAAGAATGATGAATTATTATCAAATTGGTTTGATTCATTACAATCATCAACAAGACCAATACAACCTAATTCAGGATATATTTGTATTCGAGCCAGTGGGGCTTGAGCAGAGTATAAAGAACTTCGAGAAAACTTTACCTCAAATGTTTGGGGGTTAATGTAAAGATCGCTAATATCAAACAGTGGGGCTTGTCTATTATCTTTTTCATTAAGGCTTTCATTTTGGCTCAAATCTAACAAGCATGTAATGATCTTTTGCAAAATACATAGAGCATCTTTCTCTGACATGAGAAGTTCTTGTTTTTCCTTTTCAGAAAATTTTATAGCCAAATCTTCTACATATTTTTTTAAAGAAATGAAAGTTGGTAGATATTCTTCTACAACAACCAGACATTCATTACCATTTGATTGAAAGATTTCATGTATTTTAACAGTTGCATCTGAACTATCATTGAACTGAGCTTTAAGATCCTCTATGAATTGGTGGGCATTATTAACATCATGTAAATCAATAATTTTAAGCACCACTTTTGTATTATTGTCATCTGAAAGAAAGTATATGATTCCATTGTAATTTTCATCAGCATTTAATCTTCTGGTAATTCTATAGCTGTTAAATATTATTGGGTACAATGGACTGTATTTTTTAAACCAGTCATAAAATTCTGTGGCAGAATGAAACACGTAATTCTCTCGGTTATTTTTATGGTGCTATTGTACTTAATTTAATCCAGTCAGAAAATAATTACTACATTACATGTAAATTTAAAACTTTGCATAAAGAAATCTTTTCTTTCATGTTAAAATTCGTAATCTTACAGATTTATTTGCTACCTTGTGTTTATTATGAGGCCAATAATTTGAAGAAGCAGGGTGTGCATTGAACTTTATTTGCCCTAAAAACTGCACCAAAATTTGGTTTAAATCATTCAATATTAGAAAATCTGCTCCAGATTATTTGCCCCATGAGTTTGAAGAGAGCTCTAATGCCTAATTCATCAGATGCTTTAAGGCGTGTCGAAAATCACCTTGCCTTGACTACGTGTGAAGATATAAAAAACATCATGCAACCTTTGCTTACAAAACACGGTATGACAGTCTTTAATTATTATCGAATCTATTTTGATAGTTCTGTCATCAGACTTTCTACAGATCAAAAATGGACTG
Coding sequences within:
- a CDS encoding tryptophan--tRNA ligase, yielding MSALFTSNKRVVSGMRVSGRLHLGHYHGVLKNWIKLQHQYDCFFFAADWHGLTTQYEEPNFIEKQLWDMIIDWLACGVNPGLCKIFIQSWVPEHAELHLLLSMITPLGWLERVPTYKDQQEKLKEKDLSTYGFLGYPLLQSADVLLYHADYVPVGEDQVAHIELTREIARRFNYLYGREPNFEELAAAAIKKMGKKNGKIYTELRRQFQEHGIHESIQTAQALLEDQTNLSIGDKERLLGYLEGSGKIILSEPQPLLTETAKMPGLDGQKMSKSYHNTIMLRDEPALVEKKILTMPTDPARVKRTDPGEPEKCPVWQFHKVYSNEEVKDWVQKGCRTAGIGCVDCKRPVIDAIQQELKPIQEAIKEYEADLGSVKRIVAEGSEAAREEGNKTLNTVREVMGLDY
- a CDS encoding segregation and condensation protein A, giving the protein MNIDLQPAPIVKAVVDGKEITQFPDDLYIPPDALEVLLDSFTGPLDLLLYLIRKQNVDILDIPMTSITNQYLQYIQLMENRRMELAAEYLLMAAMLAEIKSRLLLPVTPDVEEEEEDPRMTLVRQLQAYEQIKQAAELLDGLPRQDRDHFTIQVNPDEVEAIKVYPEVELSELVEAMKVLLKREEHYSKHQVSRELMSVRERMSRILFQLQHQKILEFSQLYTLEEGRMGLVVSFLAVLELAKQSLLVITQTQPFSPIHLQAA
- the scpB gene encoding SMC-Scp complex subunit ScpB; amino-acid sequence: MIDNELKNIVEALVLSSNEPVALEKIQETFDEWQRPTLEDLQAIIESLKADYSSRAFELIQVASGFKVQTKSKYATWVARLQIEKPAKYSRALLETLAIIAYKQPVTRADIEEIRGVAVNSQIIKTLMEREWIRIAGYKDVAGKPAVYTTTKEFLNYFNLNYLSELPPLPEIMDTLTLHEATQPIKECLQNEQ
- the rluB gene encoding 23S rRNA pseudouridine(2605) synthase RluB — translated: MSSERLQKILSQAGLGSRREMERWIDNGWVQVNGKPAKLGDSASPHDKISVKGKLIPNPLKVKQNIRVLLYHKPVGEVSSRHDPKFEKTVFDNLPHLRQGRWVQVGRLDLNTSGLLIFTNNGELANQLMHPKYGLEREYAVRVHGQVSQESLNNLLKGVMLDDGLAKFTKIQFRGGEGTNSWYHVTLNEGRNREVRRLWESQGVEVSRLIRIRYGKLAMPRFLSRGQFYELTPKEVTEFLDSLPQELS